One stretch of Miscanthus floridulus cultivar M001 chromosome 18, ASM1932011v1, whole genome shotgun sequence DNA includes these proteins:
- the LOC136521685 gene encoding protein DWARF AND LOW-TILLERING-like — protein sequence MLAGFSFSSSRHQMSTAQRFDILPYGFSKRATNRGDGPGAGAAPRVAAADARTGGGAAATCSFRAHPTPPVTQAVSWGAKPEPGGNGAGAVWERSRAVKRAHEEDAGEDYGAPVVRAKRTRMGGDGDEVWFHRSIAGTVQAAGSGDGEEAEEEKVFLVPSAAAFPHGMSAAAGPSLAAAKKEEFSKSPSNSPASSGGTDGGSSAVRPEQLHAHNGPPAARVEAMELVVALTACADSLAACNHDAANYYLARLGEMASPAGPTPMHRMAAYFTEALALRVVRMWPHVFDVAPPRELTDGAVAEDDDATALRVLNAVTPIPRFLHFTLNERVLRAFDGHDRVHVIDFDIKQGLQWPGLLQSLATRAVPPAHVRITGVGESRQELQETGARLGRVAAALGLAFEFHAVVDRLEDVRLWMLHVKRGECVAVNCVLAAHRLLRDETGATIADFLGLVRSTGAAILLLGEHEDALNSGRWEARFARALRYYAAAFDAVDAAGLADTSPARAKAEEMFAREIRNAVAFEAGDRFERHETFAGWRRRMQEGRFQSAGIGDREAMQGRMIARMFAPGNYSVQAQDDGEGLTLRWMDQAMYTVSAWTPVSDAGGGGSTVSASVSTTASHSQQS from the coding sequence ATGTTGGCTGGTTTCTCCTTCTCCTCGTCGAGGCATCAGATGAGCACCGCCCAGCGATTCGACATCCTCCCCTACGGCTTCTCCAAGCGGGCGACCAACCGCGGCGACggccccggcgccggcgccgcgccgCGCGTCGCGGCGGCCGACGCCAggaccggcggcggcgccgccgccacctgctccttCCGCGCCCACCCGACGCCGCCGGTCACGCAGGCCGTGTCCTGGGGCGCCAAGCCGGAGCCCGGCGGCAATGGCGCCGGCGCAGTCTGGGAGAGGAGCAGGGCCGTTAAGCGGGCCCATGAGGAGGACGCGGGCGAGGACTACGGCGCCCCCGTCGTTCGCGCCAAGCGGACGAGGATGGGCGGGGACGGAGATGAGGTATGGTTCCATCGATCCATTGCAGGGACAGTGCAAGCGGCGGGGTCCGGGGACGGAGAGGAAGCCGAGGAAGAGAAGGTCTTCCTGGTGCCGAGCGCCGCGGCTTTCCCCCACGGCATGTCCGCCGCCGCGGGCCCGTCGCTGGCCGCGGCCAAGAAGGAGGAGTTCAGCAAGTCGCCGTCCAACTCGCCGGCCTCGTCGGGCGGCACGGACGGCGGCTCGTCGGCGGTCCGGCCGGAGCAGCTCCACGCGCATAACGGCCCCCCGGCGGCGCGGGTGGAGGCCATGGAGCTGGTCGTCGCGCTCACCGCCTGCGCCGACTCCCTCGCCGCCTGCAACCACGACGCCGCCAACTACTACCTGGCGCGGCTGGGCGAGATGGCCTCCCCCGCGGGGCCCACGCCGATGCACCGCATGGCCGCCTACTTCACCGAGGCGCTGGCGCTGCGCGTGGTGCGCATGTGGCCGCACGTGTTCGACGTCGCCCCGCCGCGCGAGCTCACTGACGGCGCTGTCGCCGAGGACGACGACGCCACGGCGCTGCGGGTGCTCAACGCCGTCACCCCGATCCCGCGTTTCCTGCACTTCACCCTCAACGAGCGGGTGCTCCGCGCGTTCGACGGCCACGACCGCGTCCACGTCATCGACTTCGACATCAAGCAGGGGCTCCAGTGGCCGGGCCTCCTCCAGAGCCTCGCCACGCGCGCGGTTCCCCCCGCGCACGTCCGGATCACCGGCGTCGGTGAGTCGAGGCAGGAGCTGCAGGAGACCGGCGCGCGGCTGGGGCGCGTGGCCGCCGCGCTCGGGCTCGCGTTCGAGTTCCACGCCGTGGTGGACCGCCTCGAGGACGTCCGCCTGTGGATGCTCCACGTCAAGCGCGGCGAGTGCGTCGCCGTGAACTGCGTCCTCGCCGCGCACCGCCTGCTCCGCGACGAGACGGGGGCCACGATCGCCGACTTCCTCGGGCTCGTGCGCAGCACGGGTGCCGCCATCCTCCTCCTGGGCGAGCACGAGGACGCCCTCAACTCCGGGCGCTGGGAGGCGCGGTTCGCGCGCGCGCTGCGGTACTACGCCGCAGCGTTCGACGCCGTGGACGCGGCGGGGCTGGCGGACACGAGCCCCGCGAGGGCCAAGGCGGAGGAGATGTTCGCGCGGGAGATCCGCAACGCAGTGGCGTTCGAGGCCGGGGACCGCTTCGAGCGGCACGAGACTTTCGCCGGGTGGCGGCGGCGCATGCAGGAAGGCCGGTTCCAGAGCGCCGGCATCGGCGACAGGGAGGCGATGCAGGGGCGCATGATCGCGAGGATGTTCGCGCCTGGCAACTACAGCGTGCAGGCGCAGGACGACGGCGAGGGGCTCACGCTCCGGTGGATGGACCAGGCCATGTACACCGTGTCCGCGTGGACGCCGGTCAGTGATGCCGGTGGCGGAGGCAGCACGGTGTCTGCGTCCGTGTCCACCACAGCATCCCATTCTCAGCAAAGCTGA